A stretch of Gallus gallus isolate bGalGal1 chromosome 2, bGalGal1.mat.broiler.GRCg7b, whole genome shotgun sequence DNA encodes these proteins:
- the CCNE2 gene encoding G1/S-specific cyclin-E2 isoform X3, producing the protein MSRRSSRLQAKQQQQPPLPCQEETPRELQAPEHLQTRKRRTAEQEIKKKEDGKIAKKHQYEIKSCWPPTITGGISPCIIIETPHKESVTTDFSRFKKYRFRNLFINPSPLPELTWGNSKDVWLNILKKENRYAHCKHFTSLHSSLQPHMRSILLDWLLEVCEVYALHRETFYLAQDFFDRFMLTQKNINKSMLQLIGITSLFIASKLEEIYAPKIQEFAYVTDGACSEDDIVRMELIMLKALKWELCPVTIISWLNLYLQVDALKDVPKVLLPQYSQEKFIQIAQLLDLCILDVNSLDFQYRTLAAAALCHYTSTEVVKKASGLDWDNISECVEWMVPFVNVARKVSVKLKHFKKVAVEDCHNIQTHTNYLDMLEEVNSGVASTAPGQLSPVSTAGIITPPKSTEKK; encoded by the exons ATGTCGAGACGCAG CAGCCGACTGCaggccaagcagcagcagcagccaccgcTGCCTTGTCAAGAAGAGACTCCACGTGAGCTGCAGGCACCAGAGCATCTCCAGACCAGGAAAAGAAGAACGGCAGAG caggagattaagaagaaagaagatggGAAAATTGCTAAGAAACATCAATATGAAATTAAG AGTTGCTGGCCGCCCACAATAACAGGAGGCATCTCGCCTTGCATCATCATTGAAACGCCTCACAAAGAATCAGTAACCACTGACTTCTCAAGGTTCAAAAAATACAGGTTCAGAAACCTCTTCATAAATCCATCACCTTTGCCCGAACTCAC CTGGGGGAATTCCAAAGATGTGTGGCTCAATATCCTGAAGAAGGAGAACCGATACGCCCACTGCAAACACTTCACATCGCTACACTCCAGTCTGCAGCCGCACATGAGGTCGATACTGTTGGACTGGCTTCTAGAG GTATGTGAGGTGTATGCGCTCCACAGGGAAACCTTCTACTTAGCTCAAGACTTCTTTGATAGATTCATGTTGACTCAGAAGAACATTAACAAGAGCATGCTTCAGCTGATAGGAATTACCTCACTCTTCATTGCCTCCAAACTTGAG GAAATCTACGCTCCAAAAATACAGGAATTTGCTTATGTCACTGATGGTGCTTGCAGTGAAGATGATATTGTAAGGATGGAACTTATTATGTTAAAG GCTTTAAAGTGGGAACTCTGTCCTGTGACAATCATCTCTTGGCTGAACCTCTATCTTCAAGTGGATGCTCTGAAGGATGTTCCAAAAGTGCTCCTACCTCAGTATTCTCAGGAAAAATTCATTCAGATAGCACAG CTCTTAGACCTGTGTATTCTGGATGTGAATTCTTTAGACTTCCAGTACAGAACActagctgctgctgcactctgCCACTATACCTCAACTGAAGTAGTTAAGAAAGCTTCAG GCTTGGATTGGGACAACATTTCAGAGTGTGTAGAGTGGATGGTTCCGTTTGTGAATGTGGCAAGGAAAGTCTCTGTGAAACTGAAGCATTTCAAGAAGGTTGCAGTAGAAGACTgccacaacatccaaacacacACCAACTACTTGGACATGCTG GAAGAAGTTAACAGTGGAGTAGCATCTACTGCCCCAGGTCAGTTATCACCCGTGTCAACAGCAGGAATAATAACTCCTCCCAAAAgtacagagaagaaatga
- the CCNE2 gene encoding G1/S-specific cyclin-E2 isoform X5: protein MSRRSRLQAKQQQQPPLPCQEETPRELQAPEHLQTRKRRTAEQEIKKKEDGKIAKKHQYEIKSCWPPTITGGISPCIIIETPHKESVTTDFSRFKKYRFRNLFINPSPLPELTWGNSKDVWLNILKKENRYAHCKHFTSLHSSLQPHMRSILLDWLLEVCEVYALHRETFYLAQDFFDRFMLTQKNINKSMLQLIGITSLFIASKLEEIYAPKIQEFAYVTDGACSEDDIVRMELIMLKALKWELCPVTIISWLNLYLQVDALKDVPKVLLPQYSQEKFIQIAQLLDLCILDVNSLDFQYRTLAAAALCHYTSTEVVKKASGLDWDNISECVEWMVPFVNVARKVSVKLKHFKKVAVEDCHNIQTHTNYLDMLEEVNSGVASTAPGQLSPVSTAGIITPPKSTEKK, encoded by the exons ATGTCGAGACGCAG CCGACTGCaggccaagcagcagcagcagccaccgcTGCCTTGTCAAGAAGAGACTCCACGTGAGCTGCAGGCACCAGAGCATCTCCAGACCAGGAAAAGAAGAACGGCAGAG caggagattaagaagaaagaagatggGAAAATTGCTAAGAAACATCAATATGAAATTAAG AGTTGCTGGCCGCCCACAATAACAGGAGGCATCTCGCCTTGCATCATCATTGAAACGCCTCACAAAGAATCAGTAACCACTGACTTCTCAAGGTTCAAAAAATACAGGTTCAGAAACCTCTTCATAAATCCATCACCTTTGCCCGAACTCAC CTGGGGGAATTCCAAAGATGTGTGGCTCAATATCCTGAAGAAGGAGAACCGATACGCCCACTGCAAACACTTCACATCGCTACACTCCAGTCTGCAGCCGCACATGAGGTCGATACTGTTGGACTGGCTTCTAGAG GTATGTGAGGTGTATGCGCTCCACAGGGAAACCTTCTACTTAGCTCAAGACTTCTTTGATAGATTCATGTTGACTCAGAAGAACATTAACAAGAGCATGCTTCAGCTGATAGGAATTACCTCACTCTTCATTGCCTCCAAACTTGAG GAAATCTACGCTCCAAAAATACAGGAATTTGCTTATGTCACTGATGGTGCTTGCAGTGAAGATGATATTGTAAGGATGGAACTTATTATGTTAAAG GCTTTAAAGTGGGAACTCTGTCCTGTGACAATCATCTCTTGGCTGAACCTCTATCTTCAAGTGGATGCTCTGAAGGATGTTCCAAAAGTGCTCCTACCTCAGTATTCTCAGGAAAAATTCATTCAGATAGCACAG CTCTTAGACCTGTGTATTCTGGATGTGAATTCTTTAGACTTCCAGTACAGAACActagctgctgctgcactctgCCACTATACCTCAACTGAAGTAGTTAAGAAAGCTTCAG GCTTGGATTGGGACAACATTTCAGAGTGTGTAGAGTGGATGGTTCCGTTTGTGAATGTGGCAAGGAAAGTCTCTGTGAAACTGAAGCATTTCAAGAAGGTTGCAGTAGAAGACTgccacaacatccaaacacacACCAACTACTTGGACATGCTG GAAGAAGTTAACAGTGGAGTAGCATCTACTGCCCCAGGTCAGTTATCACCCGTGTCAACAGCAGGAATAATAACTCCTCCCAAAAgtacagagaagaaatga
- the CCNE2 gene encoding G1/S-specific cyclin-E2: MSRRSRLQAKQQQQPPLPCQEETPRELQAPEHLQTRKRRTAEEIKKKEDGKIAKKHQYEIKSCWPPTITGGISPCIIIETPHKESVTTDFSRFKKYRFRNLFINPSPLPELTWGNSKDVWLNILKKENRYAHCKHFTSLHSSLQPHMRSILLDWLLEVCEVYALHRETFYLAQDFFDRFMLTQKNINKSMLQLIGITSLFIASKLEEIYAPKIQEFAYVTDGACSEDDIVRMELIMLKALKWELCPVTIISWLNLYLQVDALKDVPKVLLPQYSQEKFIQIAQLLDLCILDVNSLDFQYRTLAAAALCHYTSTEVVKKASGLDWDNISECVEWMVPFVNVARKVSVKLKHFKKVAVEDCHNIQTHTNYLDMLEEVNSGVASTAPGQLSPVSTAGIITPPKSTEKK; encoded by the exons ATGTCGAGACGCAG CCGACTGCaggccaagcagcagcagcagccaccgcTGCCTTGTCAAGAAGAGACTCCACGTGAGCTGCAGGCACCAGAGCATCTCCAGACCAGGAAAAGAAGAACGGCAGAG gagattaagaagaaagaagatggGAAAATTGCTAAGAAACATCAATATGAAATTAAG AGTTGCTGGCCGCCCACAATAACAGGAGGCATCTCGCCTTGCATCATCATTGAAACGCCTCACAAAGAATCAGTAACCACTGACTTCTCAAGGTTCAAAAAATACAGGTTCAGAAACCTCTTCATAAATCCATCACCTTTGCCCGAACTCAC CTGGGGGAATTCCAAAGATGTGTGGCTCAATATCCTGAAGAAGGAGAACCGATACGCCCACTGCAAACACTTCACATCGCTACACTCCAGTCTGCAGCCGCACATGAGGTCGATACTGTTGGACTGGCTTCTAGAG GTATGTGAGGTGTATGCGCTCCACAGGGAAACCTTCTACTTAGCTCAAGACTTCTTTGATAGATTCATGTTGACTCAGAAGAACATTAACAAGAGCATGCTTCAGCTGATAGGAATTACCTCACTCTTCATTGCCTCCAAACTTGAG GAAATCTACGCTCCAAAAATACAGGAATTTGCTTATGTCACTGATGGTGCTTGCAGTGAAGATGATATTGTAAGGATGGAACTTATTATGTTAAAG GCTTTAAAGTGGGAACTCTGTCCTGTGACAATCATCTCTTGGCTGAACCTCTATCTTCAAGTGGATGCTCTGAAGGATGTTCCAAAAGTGCTCCTACCTCAGTATTCTCAGGAAAAATTCATTCAGATAGCACAG CTCTTAGACCTGTGTATTCTGGATGTGAATTCTTTAGACTTCCAGTACAGAACActagctgctgctgcactctgCCACTATACCTCAACTGAAGTAGTTAAGAAAGCTTCAG GCTTGGATTGGGACAACATTTCAGAGTGTGTAGAGTGGATGGTTCCGTTTGTGAATGTGGCAAGGAAAGTCTCTGTGAAACTGAAGCATTTCAAGAAGGTTGCAGTAGAAGACTgccacaacatccaaacacacACCAACTACTTGGACATGCTG GAAGAAGTTAACAGTGGAGTAGCATCTACTGCCCCAGGTCAGTTATCACCCGTGTCAACAGCAGGAATAATAACTCCTCCCAAAAgtacagagaagaaatga
- the CCNE2 gene encoding G1/S-specific cyclin-E2 isoform X2 yields MGERGGCGGGSAGRRCGAAGVERSYRPKMSRRSSRLQAKQQQQPPLPCQEETPRELQAPEHLQTRKRRTAEEIKKKEDGKIAKKHQYEIKSCWPPTITGGISPCIIIETPHKESVTTDFSRFKKYRFRNLFINPSPLPELTWGNSKDVWLNILKKENRYAHCKHFTSLHSSLQPHMRSILLDWLLEVCEVYALHRETFYLAQDFFDRFMLTQKNINKSMLQLIGITSLFIASKLEEIYAPKIQEFAYVTDGACSEDDIVRMELIMLKALKWELCPVTIISWLNLYLQVDALKDVPKVLLPQYSQEKFIQIAQLLDLCILDVNSLDFQYRTLAAAALCHYTSTEVVKKASGLDWDNISECVEWMVPFVNVARKVSVKLKHFKKVAVEDCHNIQTHTNYLDMLEEVNSGVASTAPGQLSPVSTAGIITPPKSTEKK; encoded by the exons ATGGGGGAGCGGggcggctgcggcggcggcagcgcgggACGGCGATGCGGGGCGGCGGGG GTAGAGAGATCTTACCGCCCGAAGATGTCGAGACGCAG CAGCCGACTGCaggccaagcagcagcagcagccaccgcTGCCTTGTCAAGAAGAGACTCCACGTGAGCTGCAGGCACCAGAGCATCTCCAGACCAGGAAAAGAAGAACGGCAGAG gagattaagaagaaagaagatggGAAAATTGCTAAGAAACATCAATATGAAATTAAG AGTTGCTGGCCGCCCACAATAACAGGAGGCATCTCGCCTTGCATCATCATTGAAACGCCTCACAAAGAATCAGTAACCACTGACTTCTCAAGGTTCAAAAAATACAGGTTCAGAAACCTCTTCATAAATCCATCACCTTTGCCCGAACTCAC CTGGGGGAATTCCAAAGATGTGTGGCTCAATATCCTGAAGAAGGAGAACCGATACGCCCACTGCAAACACTTCACATCGCTACACTCCAGTCTGCAGCCGCACATGAGGTCGATACTGTTGGACTGGCTTCTAGAG GTATGTGAGGTGTATGCGCTCCACAGGGAAACCTTCTACTTAGCTCAAGACTTCTTTGATAGATTCATGTTGACTCAGAAGAACATTAACAAGAGCATGCTTCAGCTGATAGGAATTACCTCACTCTTCATTGCCTCCAAACTTGAG GAAATCTACGCTCCAAAAATACAGGAATTTGCTTATGTCACTGATGGTGCTTGCAGTGAAGATGATATTGTAAGGATGGAACTTATTATGTTAAAG GCTTTAAAGTGGGAACTCTGTCCTGTGACAATCATCTCTTGGCTGAACCTCTATCTTCAAGTGGATGCTCTGAAGGATGTTCCAAAAGTGCTCCTACCTCAGTATTCTCAGGAAAAATTCATTCAGATAGCACAG CTCTTAGACCTGTGTATTCTGGATGTGAATTCTTTAGACTTCCAGTACAGAACActagctgctgctgcactctgCCACTATACCTCAACTGAAGTAGTTAAGAAAGCTTCAG GCTTGGATTGGGACAACATTTCAGAGTGTGTAGAGTGGATGGTTCCGTTTGTGAATGTGGCAAGGAAAGTCTCTGTGAAACTGAAGCATTTCAAGAAGGTTGCAGTAGAAGACTgccacaacatccaaacacacACCAACTACTTGGACATGCTG GAAGAAGTTAACAGTGGAGTAGCATCTACTGCCCCAGGTCAGTTATCACCCGTGTCAACAGCAGGAATAATAACTCCTCCCAAAAgtacagagaagaaatga
- the CCNE2 gene encoding G1/S-specific cyclin-E2 isoform X1, which yields MGERGGCGGGSAGRRCGAAGVERSYRPKMSRRSSRLQAKQQQQPPLPCQEETPRELQAPEHLQTRKRRTAEQEIKKKEDGKIAKKHQYEIKSCWPPTITGGISPCIIIETPHKESVTTDFSRFKKYRFRNLFINPSPLPELTWGNSKDVWLNILKKENRYAHCKHFTSLHSSLQPHMRSILLDWLLEVCEVYALHRETFYLAQDFFDRFMLTQKNINKSMLQLIGITSLFIASKLEEIYAPKIQEFAYVTDGACSEDDIVRMELIMLKALKWELCPVTIISWLNLYLQVDALKDVPKVLLPQYSQEKFIQIAQLLDLCILDVNSLDFQYRTLAAAALCHYTSTEVVKKASGLDWDNISECVEWMVPFVNVARKVSVKLKHFKKVAVEDCHNIQTHTNYLDMLEEVNSGVASTAPGQLSPVSTAGIITPPKSTEKK from the exons ATGGGGGAGCGGggcggctgcggcggcggcagcgcgggACGGCGATGCGGGGCGGCGGGG GTAGAGAGATCTTACCGCCCGAAGATGTCGAGACGCAG CAGCCGACTGCaggccaagcagcagcagcagccaccgcTGCCTTGTCAAGAAGAGACTCCACGTGAGCTGCAGGCACCAGAGCATCTCCAGACCAGGAAAAGAAGAACGGCAGAG caggagattaagaagaaagaagatggGAAAATTGCTAAGAAACATCAATATGAAATTAAG AGTTGCTGGCCGCCCACAATAACAGGAGGCATCTCGCCTTGCATCATCATTGAAACGCCTCACAAAGAATCAGTAACCACTGACTTCTCAAGGTTCAAAAAATACAGGTTCAGAAACCTCTTCATAAATCCATCACCTTTGCCCGAACTCAC CTGGGGGAATTCCAAAGATGTGTGGCTCAATATCCTGAAGAAGGAGAACCGATACGCCCACTGCAAACACTTCACATCGCTACACTCCAGTCTGCAGCCGCACATGAGGTCGATACTGTTGGACTGGCTTCTAGAG GTATGTGAGGTGTATGCGCTCCACAGGGAAACCTTCTACTTAGCTCAAGACTTCTTTGATAGATTCATGTTGACTCAGAAGAACATTAACAAGAGCATGCTTCAGCTGATAGGAATTACCTCACTCTTCATTGCCTCCAAACTTGAG GAAATCTACGCTCCAAAAATACAGGAATTTGCTTATGTCACTGATGGTGCTTGCAGTGAAGATGATATTGTAAGGATGGAACTTATTATGTTAAAG GCTTTAAAGTGGGAACTCTGTCCTGTGACAATCATCTCTTGGCTGAACCTCTATCTTCAAGTGGATGCTCTGAAGGATGTTCCAAAAGTGCTCCTACCTCAGTATTCTCAGGAAAAATTCATTCAGATAGCACAG CTCTTAGACCTGTGTATTCTGGATGTGAATTCTTTAGACTTCCAGTACAGAACActagctgctgctgcactctgCCACTATACCTCAACTGAAGTAGTTAAGAAAGCTTCAG GCTTGGATTGGGACAACATTTCAGAGTGTGTAGAGTGGATGGTTCCGTTTGTGAATGTGGCAAGGAAAGTCTCTGTGAAACTGAAGCATTTCAAGAAGGTTGCAGTAGAAGACTgccacaacatccaaacacacACCAACTACTTGGACATGCTG GAAGAAGTTAACAGTGGAGTAGCATCTACTGCCCCAGGTCAGTTATCACCCGTGTCAACAGCAGGAATAATAACTCCTCCCAAAAgtacagagaagaaatga
- the CCNE2 gene encoding G1/S-specific cyclin-E2 isoform X4 codes for MSRRSSRLQAKQQQQPPLPCQEETPRELQAPEHLQTRKRRTAEEIKKKEDGKIAKKHQYEIKSCWPPTITGGISPCIIIETPHKESVTTDFSRFKKYRFRNLFINPSPLPELTWGNSKDVWLNILKKENRYAHCKHFTSLHSSLQPHMRSILLDWLLEVCEVYALHRETFYLAQDFFDRFMLTQKNINKSMLQLIGITSLFIASKLEEIYAPKIQEFAYVTDGACSEDDIVRMELIMLKALKWELCPVTIISWLNLYLQVDALKDVPKVLLPQYSQEKFIQIAQLLDLCILDVNSLDFQYRTLAAAALCHYTSTEVVKKASGLDWDNISECVEWMVPFVNVARKVSVKLKHFKKVAVEDCHNIQTHTNYLDMLEEVNSGVASTAPGQLSPVSTAGIITPPKSTEKK; via the exons ATGTCGAGACGCAG CAGCCGACTGCaggccaagcagcagcagcagccaccgcTGCCTTGTCAAGAAGAGACTCCACGTGAGCTGCAGGCACCAGAGCATCTCCAGACCAGGAAAAGAAGAACGGCAGAG gagattaagaagaaagaagatggGAAAATTGCTAAGAAACATCAATATGAAATTAAG AGTTGCTGGCCGCCCACAATAACAGGAGGCATCTCGCCTTGCATCATCATTGAAACGCCTCACAAAGAATCAGTAACCACTGACTTCTCAAGGTTCAAAAAATACAGGTTCAGAAACCTCTTCATAAATCCATCACCTTTGCCCGAACTCAC CTGGGGGAATTCCAAAGATGTGTGGCTCAATATCCTGAAGAAGGAGAACCGATACGCCCACTGCAAACACTTCACATCGCTACACTCCAGTCTGCAGCCGCACATGAGGTCGATACTGTTGGACTGGCTTCTAGAG GTATGTGAGGTGTATGCGCTCCACAGGGAAACCTTCTACTTAGCTCAAGACTTCTTTGATAGATTCATGTTGACTCAGAAGAACATTAACAAGAGCATGCTTCAGCTGATAGGAATTACCTCACTCTTCATTGCCTCCAAACTTGAG GAAATCTACGCTCCAAAAATACAGGAATTTGCTTATGTCACTGATGGTGCTTGCAGTGAAGATGATATTGTAAGGATGGAACTTATTATGTTAAAG GCTTTAAAGTGGGAACTCTGTCCTGTGACAATCATCTCTTGGCTGAACCTCTATCTTCAAGTGGATGCTCTGAAGGATGTTCCAAAAGTGCTCCTACCTCAGTATTCTCAGGAAAAATTCATTCAGATAGCACAG CTCTTAGACCTGTGTATTCTGGATGTGAATTCTTTAGACTTCCAGTACAGAACActagctgctgctgcactctgCCACTATACCTCAACTGAAGTAGTTAAGAAAGCTTCAG GCTTGGATTGGGACAACATTTCAGAGTGTGTAGAGTGGATGGTTCCGTTTGTGAATGTGGCAAGGAAAGTCTCTGTGAAACTGAAGCATTTCAAGAAGGTTGCAGTAGAAGACTgccacaacatccaaacacacACCAACTACTTGGACATGCTG GAAGAAGTTAACAGTGGAGTAGCATCTACTGCCCCAGGTCAGTTATCACCCGTGTCAACAGCAGGAATAATAACTCCTCCCAAAAgtacagagaagaaatga